In Saccharicrinis fermentans DSM 9555 = JCM 21142, a genomic segment contains:
- a CDS encoding PqqD family protein, giving the protein MDVSLVYRKNERFVEKAIGEEKVLVPLTDNVADMNKVYNLNEVASFIYDAIDGVKSMADLKSVLLENYEVTEEVALNDIKYFITDMVDKGVLSIKS; this is encoded by the coding sequence ATGGATGTATCGCTTGTATATCGGAAGAATGAGCGTTTTGTGGAGAAAGCGATTGGTGAAGAAAAAGTGTTGGTTCCGCTAACGGATAATGTGGCTGATATGAATAAGGTCTATAATTTAAACGAAGTGGCCTCGTTTATTTATGATGCCATAGATGGAGTGAAGTCTATGGCAGATTTGAAATCAGTATTGTTAGAAAATTACGAAGTGACTGAGGAAGTGGCTTTGAATGATATTAAGTATTTTATTACCGATATGGTTGATAAAGGTGTTTTATCCATAAAATCATAG
- a CDS encoding S24/S26 family peptidase, producing the protein MNDAKKNKKLFEQTFISLLNKGCDIVLPVFGLSMFPFILPGDEVRVSPVNYDALQVGDVIVFENGGRLVAHRLLKIDVSKGWFISKGDGLMKVDGNNRLSDVYGLVVGQFRHQRAIKWSNTLFFKKSMAFLSPLVGYLNFYLGLVWHKYFRRS; encoded by the coding sequence ATGAATGATGCAAAAAAAAATAAGAAGTTATTTGAGCAGACATTTATTTCCTTATTAAATAAGGGTTGCGATATAGTATTGCCTGTGTTTGGTTTAAGTATGTTTCCTTTTATACTGCCTGGCGATGAAGTACGGGTGAGTCCGGTGAATTATGATGCCTTACAAGTAGGTGATGTGATTGTTTTTGAGAATGGTGGACGCCTGGTGGCGCATCGTTTATTAAAAATAGATGTCTCAAAGGGATGGTTTATTTCAAAGGGAGACGGACTGATGAAAGTGGATGGGAACAATAGATTGTCGGACGTTTACGGCTTGGTGGTTGGGCAATTCCGTCATCAACGAGCTATTAAATGGAGCAATACCTTATTTTTTAAGAAGAGCATGGCTTTTTTATCTCCGCTTGTGGGATATTTGAATTTTTATCTGGGGTTGGTATGGCATAAATATTTTAGAAGATCGTGA